A single region of the Phycisphaerae bacterium genome encodes:
- a CDS encoding MATE family efflux transporter, translated as MQAASTSNAPLLEPTHSRSVLVADIRTLLTLAMPIIGITLSRMLMGFADFYQVSFLGTEATAAISPATLFVFMALCLGMGVVTSVQTFASQALGRGEPREASGYAWQTMYIAVFTIPIAFAMTLISDAVWAGIDAPAAVRAMEADYCRVAFWSVPFGVACAGLEGFFNGVQKPGVALKAIIAALITNVVGNYLLIFGKCGFPELGITGAAIATIFGWVVRLVVLGWVFFSAEFRDRFGTRANRGLDGNRLLSTLKIGGPTAIQWVLDVGAWFLFLAVIMQGFGTATLAASNVGIQFMHVAFMPAIGVGVALCTLVGHAIGEGKPDVAMRKTKAALIVTGSYMGFIGLFFLLIPRLLMSLVSDDQAVIDAGVGILIWAALFQVSDALCIVYINALRGAGDTKWPAVVLVLLCWTVFMGGGYGMVRFVPQMGLHGPWMICTLYITILGVVLWRRFAHGAWRQIRLFEAKPEASGAVAASIEGSNSEGGLAAIDDPFAGNIGVHS; from the coding sequence ATGCAAGCTGCATCAACATCCAACGCACCGTTACTCGAGCCGACCCACAGTCGATCCGTGCTGGTCGCCGACATCCGCACGCTGCTGACACTCGCGATGCCGATCATTGGAATCACATTGTCACGCATGCTCATGGGCTTCGCGGACTTCTACCAGGTCTCGTTCCTCGGCACCGAGGCCACTGCCGCCATCAGTCCGGCCACGCTCTTTGTCTTCATGGCTCTGTGCCTCGGCATGGGCGTCGTTACCAGCGTTCAGACCTTTGCCTCTCAAGCGCTGGGTCGAGGTGAACCCCGCGAAGCGAGTGGCTATGCGTGGCAGACGATGTATATCGCCGTGTTCACGATCCCCATCGCATTCGCCATGACCCTGATTTCCGATGCGGTCTGGGCGGGAATCGACGCGCCAGCGGCGGTCCGCGCCATGGAGGCCGACTATTGCCGCGTCGCATTCTGGTCCGTGCCTTTCGGCGTGGCCTGCGCCGGCCTCGAAGGTTTTTTCAACGGCGTTCAGAAGCCGGGGGTGGCCCTGAAGGCCATCATCGCCGCTCTGATCACGAACGTGGTCGGGAACTACCTGCTCATCTTCGGGAAGTGCGGCTTTCCCGAACTGGGCATTACCGGGGCGGCGATTGCGACCATTTTCGGTTGGGTCGTTCGGCTCGTTGTACTCGGGTGGGTGTTCTTTTCTGCAGAATTCCGGGACCGGTTTGGAACACGAGCGAACCGCGGACTCGACGGAAATCGGCTGTTATCCACGCTGAAAATAGGCGGACCGACTGCGATTCAGTGGGTTCTGGACGTGGGGGCGTGGTTCCTGTTCCTTGCCGTCATCATGCAGGGCTTTGGCACCGCGACGCTGGCAGCATCCAACGTGGGCATCCAGTTCATGCATGTTGCGTTCATGCCGGCCATCGGCGTAGGCGTGGCATTGTGTACACTGGTGGGCCACGCAATCGGTGAAGGCAAGCCGGACGTCGCGATGCGAAAGACGAAGGCCGCATTGATCGTTACCGGCTCTTACATGGGGTTCATCGGCCTGTTCTTTCTGCTGATTCCCCGATTGCTGATGTCATTGGTGTCGGACGATCAGGCAGTGATCGACGCGGGGGTCGGGATACTGATCTGGGCCGCGCTGTTCCAGGTCTCCGACGCGTTGTGCATCGTCTATATCAACGCGCTTCGGGGTGCGGGCGATACGAAATGGCCCGCGGTGGTACTTGTTCTTCTTTGCTGGACCGTATTCATGGGCGGGGGCTACGGCATGGTCCGATTCGTCCCGCAAATGGGCTTACACGGTCCGTGGATGATCTGTACGCTCTACATTACGATTCTGGGCGTTGTTCTCTGGCGGCGATTTGCTCACGGAGCGTGGCGGCAGATCAGGCTGTTTGAGGCGAAGCCGGAAGCCTCTGGCGCCGTGGCTGCGTCGATCGAAGGTTCGAATTCCGAGGGAGGACTCGCCGCGATCGACGATCCCTTCGCGGGGAACATCGGAGTCCATTCGTGA
- a CDS encoding GNAT family N-acetyltransferase — protein MNRRQVIQTPRLSLVCGDVEMARAAAEGDHAAFALALDAHVPPEWPPEIMADAQAPLVRLIDSGGSSMSGLAWYLVLREKKSLIGFVGFKGPPRDGRLDIGYAILDAHHGKGYAAEAVRALTHWAFLDRRVQRIVAETLPHLTASIRVIEKCGYSLAAASTIGHDGEACVVQYEMTRERLFGA, from the coding sequence GTGAACCGACGACAGGTCATTCAAACGCCCCGGCTGTCACTCGTTTGCGGTGACGTCGAAATGGCTCGCGCTGCCGCGGAAGGCGATCACGCCGCATTTGCCCTGGCGCTTGATGCTCATGTTCCGCCGGAGTGGCCGCCGGAGATCATGGCTGATGCTCAAGCACCGTTGGTCCGTCTGATCGACTCCGGAGGCAGTTCGATGAGCGGGCTGGCGTGGTATCTAGTTCTGCGCGAAAAGAAGTCGTTAATCGGCTTCGTCGGGTTCAAGGGCCCGCCGCGGGATGGCCGACTGGATATTGGATATGCAATCCTGGACGCGCACCACGGGAAGGGCTATGCAGCCGAAGCAGTTCGAGCCCTGACGCACTGGGCGTTTCTCGATCGCCGGGTCCAGCGAATCGTGGCGGAGACTCTTCCGCACCTGACGGCGTCGATTCGGGTTATCGAGAAGTGCGGCTATTCGCTTGCTGCGGCCTCCACGATCGGACATGACGGCGAAGCATGCGTGGTTCAGTATGAGATGACGAGAGAGCGACTATTTGGAGCGTAG